A stretch of Sphingobium yanoikuyae DNA encodes these proteins:
- a CDS encoding IS66 family transposase zinc-finger binding domain-containing protein — protein MSPDDLELPTDPAELRAFAEAMRARLAASEQALEAERSAHDETREKLETAQHSIKLTALQIEKFKVQLARLRRMKFGQSSERLALQADQLELTLEDLEAEHAHAECVIEGHVSEDAPAKAAPRKPRRAPLPDHLPRDEVMHAAPDAHGCSACGGTMGKLGEDVTEVLEYVPGRFRVVRHVRPKLSCNRCDAISQAPAPALPVPRGRAGPGLLAHVIVSKFADHLPLYR, from the coding sequence GTGTCTCCCGACGATCTCGAACTCCCTACTGATCCCGCAGAACTGCGCGCTTTTGCCGAGGCGATGCGCGCGCGTCTGGCCGCTTCGGAGCAGGCGCTGGAAGCCGAACGGTCGGCGCATGACGAGACCCGTGAGAAGCTCGAGACGGCCCAGCATTCGATCAAGCTGACGGCGCTGCAGATCGAGAAGTTCAAGGTCCAACTGGCCCGCCTCCGGCGCATGAAGTTCGGTCAGTCATCGGAGCGCCTTGCTCTTCAGGCCGATCAGCTCGAACTGACGCTGGAGGACCTCGAGGCCGAGCATGCCCATGCTGAGTGTGTGATCGAAGGCCATGTGTCCGAAGATGCCCCGGCCAAGGCTGCCCCTCGCAAGCCTCGCCGTGCTCCGCTGCCCGACCATCTTCCTCGCGACGAGGTTATGCACGCAGCGCCGGATGCCCACGGCTGCTCCGCCTGTGGGGGCACGATGGGCAAGCTTGGCGAGGACGTGACCGAAGTGCTGGAATATGTCCCCGGCCGCTTCCGCGTCGTCCGCCATGTCCGACCCAAGCTGTCCTGCAACCGCTGCGATGCGATCAGCCAGGCACCCGCCCCGGCGCTTCCCGTGCCGCGCGGCCGTGCTGGTCCGGGCTTGCTTGCCCATGTCATCGTCTCCAAGTTCGCCGATCACCTGCCGCTGTATCGCTAG
- the tnpB gene encoding IS66 family insertion sequence element accessory protein TnpB (TnpB, as the term is used for proteins encoded by IS66 family insertion elements, is considered an accessory protein, since TnpC, encoded by a neighboring gene, is a DDE family transposase.) gives MISLAPGTKVYLASKPVSMRLGFDGLAALVRPLFAVEPYGGHVFLFRSKSGNYLKALHWDGTGLCLFAKRLERSRFVWPPLIEGGVVLTPAQFALLIEAMDWRRTVAPDPPRLPVQI, from the coding sequence GTGATCTCGCTGGCACCCGGAACGAAGGTCTACTTGGCAAGCAAGCCGGTCAGCATGCGGCTCGGCTTCGATGGACTGGCGGCATTGGTCCGGCCCCTGTTCGCGGTCGAGCCTTATGGTGGGCATGTCTTTCTTTTCCGCAGCAAGAGCGGCAACTACCTGAAGGCGCTGCATTGGGATGGCACCGGGCTTTGCCTGTTCGCCAAGCGTTTGGAACGCAGCCGTTTCGTCTGGCCGCCGCTCATCGAAGGCGGTGTCGTGCTGACCCCAGCGCAGTTTGCGCTGCTGATCGAAGCGATGGATTGGCGGCGCACAGTGGCCCCTGATCCGCCTCGCTTGCCGGTGCAGATTTGA
- the tnpA gene encoding IS66-like element accessory protein TnpA produces MKDRVEIIARTERRRKFSDAEKAAILAEADADGVSVRQVAERHEIAESLIYNWRSARRQAAAIASEALEFIPYGAIITTEPAAAPAVPEPQKAPRPVSPPVPSVSEELIRPHPGARPGAIDIDLPSGVRLSVDSYVNEKALARVLRAFRDVL; encoded by the coding sequence GTGAAGGATCGGGTGGAGATCATAGCGCGCACCGAACGACGCAGGAAGTTTTCGGATGCCGAGAAGGCGGCGATCCTTGCCGAGGCGGATGCGGACGGCGTATCGGTCCGTCAGGTCGCTGAGCGCCATGAGATTGCCGAGAGCCTGATCTATAACTGGCGGTCGGCGCGCCGCCAGGCAGCGGCCATCGCCAGTGAGGCGCTTGAGTTCATTCCCTACGGCGCGATCATAACGACGGAGCCCGCAGCTGCGCCAGCGGTGCCTGAGCCCCAGAAGGCGCCGCGACCTGTTTCGCCGCCGGTGCCGTCCGTGTCGGAGGAACTCATCCGCCCCCATCCCGGTGCCCGTCCGGGCGCAATAGACATAGACCTGCCTAGCGGCGTGCGCCTGTCGGTGGACAGCTATGTCAACGAGAAGGCGCTGGCCCGCGTGCTGCGTGCATTCCGGGATGTCTTGTGA